One part of the Microbacterium aurugineum genome encodes these proteins:
- a CDS encoding DNA polymerase IV, with protein MADWVLHVDMDQFIAAVEVLRRPELAGRPVIVGGRGDPTERAVVSTASYEARAFGIGSGMPLKIAARKAPEDAVFLPVDHQAYEIASADVMAALRALPEVVVEVVGWDECFLGVSTDDPESVARAAQEAVREATELHCSVGIGDNKVRAKIATEFGKPRGVFRLTEANWFDVMGDRSTRDLWGVGSKVQKRLAAHGISTVRELADAEEAILVEEFGPRMGVWYHGLGSGQGPAVVDDTPWVARSHSRETTYQQNLTTPDQIERAVRELAVQAFDDCTAEGRPVVRVHLKVRYAPFETKTLGRKLPGATEDREEFVAAALALAATLDAEREVRLLGVRAEMTMPDAADDTGRTPVRGRI; from the coding sequence ATGGCCGACTGGGTGCTGCACGTGGACATGGATCAGTTCATCGCCGCGGTCGAGGTGCTGCGGCGGCCCGAGCTCGCCGGACGCCCGGTGATCGTGGGCGGACGGGGGGATCCCACCGAGCGAGCCGTCGTGTCGACCGCGTCGTATGAGGCACGTGCCTTCGGCATCGGCTCGGGGATGCCGCTGAAGATCGCGGCACGCAAGGCCCCAGAGGACGCCGTGTTCCTCCCGGTCGATCACCAGGCGTACGAGATCGCCTCCGCGGACGTGATGGCTGCGCTTCGTGCGCTGCCGGAGGTCGTGGTGGAGGTCGTCGGATGGGACGAGTGCTTCCTCGGTGTGAGTACGGACGACCCCGAGAGCGTGGCGCGGGCTGCACAGGAGGCCGTGCGTGAGGCGACGGAGCTGCACTGCTCGGTCGGCATCGGCGACAACAAGGTGCGCGCCAAGATCGCGACGGAGTTCGGCAAACCCCGCGGGGTCTTCCGGCTCACCGAAGCGAACTGGTTCGACGTCATGGGCGACAGATCGACACGTGATCTCTGGGGCGTCGGCTCGAAGGTGCAGAAGCGTCTGGCTGCACATGGCATCTCGACCGTCCGGGAACTCGCGGACGCCGAGGAGGCGATTCTCGTCGAGGAGTTCGGCCCGCGGATGGGGGTCTGGTATCACGGACTCGGATCCGGTCAGGGGCCTGCCGTCGTCGATGACACGCCGTGGGTCGCTCGCAGCCACAGCCGGGAGACGACCTACCAGCAGAACCTCACGACACCGGACCAGATCGAGCGGGCCGTTCGCGAGCTCGCCGTCCAGGCTTTCGATGACTGCACCGCCGAGGGTAGGCCGGTCGTGCGTGTGCATCTGAAGGTTCGTTACGCGCCCTTCGAGACGAAGACGCTCGGTCGGAAGCTGCCGGGTGCGACCGAGGATCGTGAGGAGTTCGTGGCGGCGGCCCTCGCGCTGGCGGCGACCCTCGACGCCGAGCGCGAGGTCCGTCTTCTCGGTGTGCGCGCGGAGATGACGATGCCCGATGCCGCGGACGACACCGGGCGCACGCCGGTCCGCGGAAGGATCTGA
- a CDS encoding carboxymuconolactone decarboxylase family protein codes for MSETRVHLSKTEPAAYQALDAFSKTVGQICAANGIDDRLKEIVMIHCSQLNGCAYCVRIHVDRAVAAGVDTDVLTQISTWRESGVFSDRERAALELAEAFTFISEDGVSDDVYDRVGSVFTEKEYAALSWACVSINAFNRIVIAGRYPVPPRASQAQA; via the coding sequence ATGAGTGAGACGCGTGTGCACCTGTCCAAGACCGAGCCTGCCGCGTACCAGGCGCTCGATGCGTTCTCGAAGACGGTGGGCCAGATCTGCGCGGCGAACGGCATCGACGATCGTCTCAAGGAGATCGTGATGATCCATTGCTCCCAGCTCAACGGCTGCGCGTACTGCGTACGGATCCATGTCGACCGTGCGGTCGCGGCCGGCGTCGACACCGATGTGCTCACCCAGATCTCCACGTGGCGCGAGAGCGGTGTTTTCAGCGACCGGGAGCGGGCGGCACTCGAACTCGCCGAGGCCTTCACCTTCATCTCCGAGGACGGCGTCTCGGATGACGTGTACGACCGCGTCGGCAGCGTGTTCACCGAGAAGGAATACGCCGCTCTGAGCTGGGCGTGCGTTTCCATCAACGCGTTCAACCGCATCGTGATCGCCGGCCGCTACCCGGTGCCCCCGCGTGCGTCGCAGGCGCAGGCATGA
- the trmB gene encoding tRNA (guanosine(46)-N7)-methyltransferase TrmB: MPEPRTFRDEPVSFVRRSGRMSEAQERAFTELGPHYLLDVPRDVAWTSVHPEARLDPAVEYGRDSDLYVEIGSGQGHAIVAAASSRPQDDFLAVEVFRAGLARTMLDADREGARNLRVVEANAPEVLSSYLPEGAAREVWIFFPDPWHKKRHTKRRLVRPGFGDTAARALRDGGLLRLATDWEDYALQMREVLDAEPLFERAFDGEWAERFDGRVMTAFERKGIAKGRDIRDLVYRRRTRP; this comes from the coding sequence ATGCCCGAACCCCGTACCTTCCGAGACGAACCGGTGTCGTTCGTACGCCGCAGCGGTCGGATGTCCGAGGCGCAGGAGCGCGCCTTCACCGAGCTCGGCCCGCACTACCTGCTCGACGTCCCGCGCGACGTCGCCTGGACCTCGGTGCACCCGGAGGCGCGTCTCGATCCTGCGGTGGAGTACGGTCGCGACTCCGACCTCTACGTCGAGATCGGCTCAGGGCAAGGGCACGCGATCGTCGCGGCGGCGTCGTCGCGCCCGCAGGATGACTTCCTCGCCGTCGAGGTGTTCCGCGCGGGGCTCGCCCGGACCATGCTCGATGCCGACCGTGAGGGCGCACGCAATCTCCGTGTCGTCGAGGCGAACGCGCCCGAGGTGCTGTCGTCGTACCTGCCCGAGGGGGCGGCACGAGAGGTGTGGATCTTCTTCCCTGACCCCTGGCACAAGAAGCGGCACACCAAGCGTCGGCTCGTGCGGCCGGGCTTCGGTGACACCGCGGCGAGAGCGCTGCGTGATGGCGGCCTGCTGCGGCTTGCGACCGACTGGGAGGACTACGCGCTGCAGATGCGCGAGGTGCTCGATGCCGAACCCCTGTTCGAGCGCGCGTTCGACGGCGAGTGGGCCGAGCGTTTCGACGGTCGCGTCATGACCGCCTTCGAGCGCAAAGGCATCGCCAAAGGGCGCGATATCCGCGATCTCGTCTACCGGCGCCGGACCCGCCCATGA
- a CDS encoding DUF1304 domain-containing protein — MLIVGLVLAAAAAAFHVFIFALESLRWTEPETRKIFGVASEADAVTMKQLAFNQGFYNLFLALTTLLGIGLVIVGTETVGLTLVFAGTAMMLAAALVLVLADRTKARAATMQGTLPLLAVIVTAIGVSIS; from the coding sequence ATGCTCATCGTCGGTCTCGTCCTCGCCGCAGCTGCCGCTGCGTTCCATGTGTTCATCTTCGCGCTCGAGTCGCTGAGGTGGACCGAACCCGAGACCAGGAAGATCTTCGGCGTCGCCAGCGAGGCGGACGCCGTCACGATGAAGCAGCTCGCCTTCAACCAGGGGTTCTACAACCTCTTCCTGGCGCTGACGACGTTGCTCGGCATCGGTCTCGTGATCGTGGGAACCGAGACGGTCGGTCTGACCCTGGTGTTCGCGGGCACGGCCATGATGCTCGCCGCCGCACTCGTCCTGGTGCTCGCGGACCGCACGAAGGCTCGCGCCGCGACGATGCAGGGGACGCTACCTCTGCTCGCCGTGATCGTGACTGCGATCGGCGTCTCGATCTCCTGA
- a CDS encoding SIP domain-containing protein produces the protein MNTSLETRSTRAERRAARQRAHHLVTADEQSLAELEVFLTTLPLCASGRIFIEVPEAADIGVIDAPGRMTVTWLAREQRTGAPGSGRSCAPGQALARATCAWADEMMCDDEIETHVTLLGGYLGTADIVEHLTGSLAISPAQIRTPERFGLLPAQR, from the coding sequence ATGAACACCTCGCTCGAGACTCGCAGCACGCGCGCGGAACGTCGCGCCGCACGTCAGCGCGCGCACCACCTGGTCACGGCCGACGAGCAGTCGCTCGCCGAGCTCGAGGTGTTCCTGACCACGCTGCCGCTGTGTGCTTCCGGGCGGATCTTCATCGAGGTGCCCGAGGCCGCGGACATCGGCGTGATCGACGCCCCGGGCCGTATGACGGTGACCTGGCTCGCGCGCGAGCAGCGCACCGGTGCGCCCGGCAGCGGTCGCTCCTGCGCGCCGGGACAGGCTCTGGCGCGGGCGACCTGCGCGTGGGCCGATGAGATGATGTGCGACGACGAGATCGAGACGCACGTCACGCTTCTGGGTGGCTACCTGGGGACGGCCGACATCGTCGAGCACCTCACCGGCTCCCTGGCGATCTCCCCGGCACAGATCCGCACGCCCGAGCGTTTCGGCCTGCTGCCCGCGCAGCGCTGA
- a CDS encoding TPM domain-containing protein, with amino-acid sequence MTKRWLMLTGLVLAIVTGALAPSAASATDPITLDAGFVTDQAGVLSADEEATVEARLQELSENSNSDLFVVLVDEFTNPTDDAQWADTVAEANNLGTEQYLLAIAVDGRSLYISAAADGPLSFGQLDSIEDKMVPFAADGDWMGAITLAADEIQGDGGAGALRIGVIVVAVVVLALLVWLVVALVRRARRRAEIRERGAMPETPDPADPFSTLTDQQVETQAALALVQADDAITSSREELGFAVAQFGEGATEEFTRVVDAAKAKIAEAFDLKQKLDDEIEDTIHDRRAWHIRIIRIAEEIDDVLDDNTEAFDALRKLEQNAPQELERVRGERAALTPALAAAAPALAALAETYDADVLRTIADNPAQAQERAELADRSIDAAAQAIAAGRSGEAAFAIRTAEQSVAQAAQLTQAVTALGSELSALETKSRALVAELQGDLVAARQLPDADGAIAAATSATAEQLQRAQVDLAGSARNPQRVLEALTAANAQIDGAIAQGRESVERARRVQQMLEQTLAQATSEIRATRDFIETRRGTVGSTARTRLANAEASLTHALSLRATEPDAALAEANRALSLAREATAAAQSDVQAYAPSSDQGGFGGLFGGSGSAGGGSGIGGDILGGIIGGLIAGGGGRSTSRGSRSGWRSSGGGGFRSSGFGGGGGSRGGGRSGRSGGRRF; translated from the coding sequence ATGACGAAACGGTGGCTCATGCTGACCGGACTCGTGCTGGCGATCGTCACAGGGGCACTCGCCCCGTCGGCTGCGTCCGCCACCGATCCGATCACGCTCGACGCCGGGTTCGTCACGGACCAGGCCGGCGTGCTCAGCGCCGACGAAGAGGCGACGGTCGAGGCCCGGCTCCAGGAACTGAGCGAGAACTCGAACTCCGACCTGTTCGTCGTGCTCGTCGACGAGTTCACCAACCCCACAGACGATGCGCAGTGGGCAGACACCGTCGCCGAGGCCAACAACCTCGGCACCGAGCAGTATCTCCTCGCCATCGCCGTCGACGGCCGCAGCCTCTACATCTCCGCGGCAGCCGACGGACCGCTGAGCTTCGGCCAGCTCGACAGCATCGAAGACAAGATGGTCCCGTTCGCCGCCGACGGCGACTGGATGGGGGCGATCACCCTCGCCGCCGATGAGATACAGGGAGACGGAGGTGCCGGAGCGCTCCGCATCGGCGTGATCGTCGTCGCCGTCGTCGTGCTTGCCCTGCTCGTCTGGCTCGTCGTCGCGCTGGTGCGCCGTGCGCGCCGAAGGGCCGAGATCCGCGAACGCGGCGCGATGCCGGAGACTCCCGATCCTGCCGACCCGTTCTCCACGCTCACCGATCAGCAGGTCGAGACGCAGGCCGCGCTCGCCCTCGTTCAGGCCGACGACGCCATCACCTCGAGCAGAGAAGAGCTCGGCTTCGCGGTCGCGCAGTTCGGGGAGGGCGCCACGGAGGAGTTCACCCGGGTGGTCGACGCCGCCAAGGCCAAGATCGCCGAGGCATTCGACCTGAAGCAGAAGCTCGACGACGAGATCGAGGACACGATCCACGATCGCCGCGCCTGGCACATCCGCATCATCCGGATCGCCGAGGAGATCGACGATGTGCTCGATGACAACACCGAAGCGTTCGACGCGCTCCGCAAGCTCGAGCAGAACGCCCCGCAGGAACTCGAGAGGGTCCGCGGCGAACGCGCGGCTCTGACCCCCGCACTCGCTGCCGCCGCACCCGCGCTCGCGGCGCTGGCAGAGACCTACGACGCGGATGTGCTCCGCACGATCGCCGACAACCCGGCCCAGGCGCAGGAGCGCGCCGAGCTGGCGGATCGATCGATCGACGCCGCCGCACAGGCGATCGCGGCGGGCAGATCCGGTGAAGCAGCCTTCGCGATCCGCACGGCCGAGCAATCCGTGGCGCAGGCGGCGCAGCTCACCCAGGCGGTGACGGCCCTCGGATCCGAACTGTCCGCACTCGAGACGAAGTCGCGTGCTCTGGTGGCCGAGCTGCAGGGGGACCTCGTCGCCGCCCGGCAGCTGCCCGACGCGGACGGAGCGATCGCCGCCGCGACCTCGGCGACCGCAGAGCAGTTGCAGCGCGCACAGGTCGACCTCGCCGGGTCCGCCCGCAACCCGCAGCGAGTGCTGGAGGCGCTCACCGCCGCGAACGCCCAGATCGACGGCGCCATCGCTCAAGGGCGGGAAAGCGTCGAACGCGCGCGCCGCGTGCAGCAGATGCTCGAGCAGACCCTCGCACAGGCGACCTCCGAGATCCGCGCGACTCGGGATTTCATCGAGACCCGTCGCGGCACCGTGGGCTCCACCGCCCGCACACGGCTCGCGAACGCGGAGGCGAGCCTGACGCACGCTCTGAGTCTGCGGGCCACCGAGCCGGATGCCGCACTGGCCGAGGCCAATCGTGCCCTCTCCCTCGCCCGAGAGGCGACGGCGGCCGCACAGTCGGACGTCCAGGCATACGCCCCTTCCTCCGACCAGGGCGGCTTCGGTGGCCTCTTCGGAGGCTCCGGATCGGCGGGCGGCGGCTCGGGCATCGGCGGCGACATCCTCGGCGGCATCATCGGCGGCCTGATCGCCGGCGGGGGCGGCCGATCCACGAGCCGCGGCAGCCGCAGTGGTTGGCGCTCCTCCGGGGGCGGCGGTTTCCGCAGCTCCGGCTTCGGCGGCGGCGGGGGTTCCCGCGGCGGCGGCCGTAGCGGCCGATCCGGAGGTAGACGCTTCTGA
- a CDS encoding CPBP family intramembrane glutamic endopeptidase: MTEARTAAATWPGIVPAGLVCAAAPAFFVAEIPWLGWVLLALGLGAAWVIERRRPSESRIVSGGEQRPPSLVRDLSLIAVGLLIVSIIPLAAELDNLAMLRFTLALGGAVAVPYVISRFVYRDRAISFPWRTHRRWGRLQWGWLVAVLVLGWLILPFYFITSGVYQNWPVVDTPDLIARLFVGVGAVGIWDELFFICTVFALLRRHFPNAIANLLQAVVFVSFLWELGYRGWGPLLTIPFALLQGYIFLRTHSLAYVVTVHLLFDAVVFAVLVHAHNPGLLPIFLV, from the coding sequence ATGACCGAGGCGCGGACCGCGGCGGCGACGTGGCCCGGTATCGTCCCCGCGGGGCTCGTCTGCGCCGCAGCTCCTGCCTTCTTCGTGGCGGAGATCCCGTGGCTCGGCTGGGTGCTGCTCGCTCTGGGCCTCGGTGCCGCCTGGGTGATCGAACGCCGTCGGCCGTCCGAGAGCCGGATCGTGAGCGGGGGAGAGCAACGCCCCCCGTCGCTCGTCCGCGACCTCTCCCTGATCGCGGTCGGTCTGCTGATCGTCAGCATCATCCCGTTGGCCGCCGAGTTGGACAACCTCGCGATGCTGCGGTTCACGCTGGCTCTCGGCGGCGCGGTGGCCGTGCCCTACGTCATCTCGCGTTTCGTGTACCGCGACCGTGCGATCAGTTTCCCGTGGCGGACCCATCGTCGATGGGGGAGGCTCCAATGGGGATGGCTGGTGGCGGTGCTCGTCCTCGGCTGGCTGATCCTCCCCTTCTACTTCATCACGAGCGGCGTCTACCAGAACTGGCCCGTGGTCGACACTCCCGACCTCATCGCGCGGCTCTTCGTCGGAGTGGGCGCCGTCGGCATCTGGGACGAACTGTTCTTCATCTGCACGGTGTTCGCCCTGCTCCGTCGCCATTTCCCGAACGCGATCGCGAACCTGCTCCAGGCCGTCGTGTTCGTCTCGTTCCTGTGGGAGCTGGGGTACCGGGGGTGGGGTCCGCTGCTCACGATCCCGTTCGCGCTCCTGCAGGGATACATCTTCCTGCGCACCCATTCGCTCGCGTACGTGGTCACCGTGCATCTGCTGTTCGACGCCGTGGTGTTCGCAGTGCTCGTCCACGCGCACAACCCGGGGCTGCTTCCGATCTTCCTGGTCTGA
- a CDS encoding RidA family protein, with translation MEITLMQPEGLVASPAFSHVAVVPPGATTIYVGGQNGVDTTGAVVSTDAAEQSLRAVENARIALESAGAGLADVISWTVLIRQDADLRAAYGAVASRLARDGAPPLVTAALVAGLGVPGALIEVSAVAAVIRD, from the coding sequence ATGGAGATCACCCTCATGCAGCCCGAAGGGCTCGTCGCCAGCCCCGCCTTCAGTCACGTCGCCGTCGTGCCGCCGGGTGCGACCACGATCTACGTCGGTGGCCAGAACGGTGTGGATACGACCGGCGCGGTCGTATCTACGGATGCCGCGGAGCAGTCTCTCCGCGCCGTCGAGAACGCCCGCATCGCCCTCGAGTCGGCGGGCGCTGGACTCGCCGACGTCATCAGTTGGACCGTGCTGATCCGTCAGGATGCGGATCTCCGCGCGGCCTACGGCGCCGTCGCGTCGAGGCTCGCCAGAGACGGCGCCCCGCCCCTGGTCACCGCGGCCCTCGTCGCGGGCCTCGGTGTCCCCGGGGCTCTCATCGAGGTGAGCGCGGTCGCCGCAGTCATCCGCGACTGA
- a CDS encoding arginase family protein: MVRFLVIPQWQGSPAPRAMLLVDGASAIAGDLPRAATTVLDVPVEAGEALGTGVRRLSALLRTRELVHGHIDADTVVIGGDCSVTVAALDALPGGTEDLAVVWCDAHADLHTPETSPSGAFSGMALRALLGEGEEQLALSPAIPADRVVTVGMRTLDDAEIAPLAPLTNLSVADLERPEALLDAVRSTGASRVWVHIDVDVLDPSDFAGVSSSVPFGLSPAALSTAVRTLRGEIPLAGATIAGFAPRSPADAVDDLGALLRLIGAVA; encoded by the coding sequence ATGGTGCGATTCCTGGTCATCCCGCAGTGGCAGGGCTCACCCGCGCCACGGGCGATGCTCCTCGTCGACGGCGCGTCCGCGATCGCCGGCGATCTGCCCCGCGCGGCCACAACGGTGTTGGACGTGCCGGTCGAGGCCGGTGAAGCGCTCGGCACGGGCGTCCGCCGTCTGAGTGCGCTGCTCCGGACCCGAGAGCTCGTGCACGGTCATATCGACGCCGACACCGTGGTGATCGGCGGCGACTGCAGCGTCACCGTCGCCGCCCTCGATGCACTCCCGGGCGGCACCGAGGATCTCGCCGTCGTGTGGTGCGACGCACACGCAGATCTGCACACCCCCGAGACGTCGCCTTCGGGCGCCTTCTCCGGCATGGCACTGCGCGCGTTGCTCGGCGAGGGCGAGGAGCAACTGGCGCTCTCCCCCGCAATCCCTGCCGACCGCGTCGTGACCGTCGGCATGCGTACCCTCGATGACGCGGAGATCGCACCGCTCGCGCCGCTGACGAATCTCTCGGTCGCCGATCTCGAGCGCCCGGAGGCTCTGCTCGATGCGGTGCGTTCGACGGGCGCCTCACGCGTGTGGGTTCACATCGACGTCGATGTGCTCGATCCCTCGGACTTCGCGGGTGTGTCGTCGTCCGTGCCGTTCGGCCTCTCCCCCGCCGCACTCAGCACCGCCGTCCGAACCCTGCGCGGAGAGATCCCGCTCGCCGGAGCCACCATCGCCGGATTCGCTCCGCGGTCCCCGGCCGACGCCGTCGATGATCTCGGCGCGCTGCTGCGACTGATCGGAGCGGTGGCATGA
- a CDS encoding PspA/IM30 family protein gives MTKQSIFGRISTLVRANINSLLDSAEDPQKMIDQLVRDYTNSIADAESAIAETIGNLRLLERDHEEDVQAATEWGNKALAASRKADEMRASGDAADADKFDNLAKIALQRQISAEREATGAEPQIAAQTEIVDKLKSGLNGMKDKLVELKNKRSELLARAKVAEAQTKVQDAVGSINVLDPTSELGRFEDKVRRQEALAQGKIELAASSLDAQFESLEDLGELTEVEARLAELKAGGSAPRQALEGS, from the coding sequence ATGACCAAGCAGTCCATCTTCGGACGTATCTCGACCCTCGTCCGCGCGAACATCAACTCTCTGCTGGACTCTGCGGAAGACCCGCAGAAGATGATCGATCAGCTCGTCCGCGACTACACGAACAGCATCGCCGACGCCGAGTCCGCGATCGCGGAGACCATCGGCAACCTGCGCCTGCTGGAACGCGACCACGAAGAGGACGTCCAGGCGGCCACCGAATGGGGCAACAAGGCTCTGGCCGCCAGCCGCAAGGCCGACGAGATGCGCGCCAGCGGTGATGCCGCCGACGCCGACAAGTTCGACAACCTCGCCAAGATCGCGCTCCAGCGTCAGATCAGCGCGGAGCGCGAGGCCACCGGCGCCGAGCCGCAGATCGCCGCGCAGACCGAGATCGTCGACAAGCTCAAGAGCGGCCTGAACGGCATGAAGGACAAGCTCGTCGAGCTCAAGAACAAGCGCAGCGAACTGCTCGCCCGCGCCAAGGTCGCCGAGGCGCAGACCAAGGTGCAGGACGCGGTCGGCTCGATCAACGTGCTCGACCCCACCAGCGAGCTGGGCCGGTTCGAGGACAAGGTCCGCCGTCAGGAGGCTCTCGCGCAGGGCAAGATCGAACTTGCTGCGTCCAGCCTCGACGCGCAGTTCGAGAGCCTGGAAGACCTCGGCGAGCTCACCGAGGTCGAGGCTCGTCTCGCCGAGCTCAAGGCCGGTGGCAGCGCCCCCCGTCAGGCCCTCGAAGGCTCCTGA
- a CDS encoding zinc-binding dehydrogenase, protein MRALIHQTFGDPEQVLRIEDRPLPEPGAGQVRLRTVLSPIHNHDLWTVRGTYGFTPELPAASGTEALGVVDAIGDGVDNLVVGQRVATGGTFGAWSEYFLANAAGLIAVPDSLSDESAAQLVSMPFSTIALLRFLDVEPGQWIVQNAANGAVGRMLAQLGAARGVRVLGLVRRGAGVEELRAQGIDDVVATDQDDWREQVAHITGGAPIVAGVDSVGGSSAGDVLSLLAEGGTLVAFGAMNSPTMEIASSDVIFTQATVKGFWGSKVIPQLDPSVRGELFGELIQRVGDGSLTLPVAGTFDAGDIRAAVQASNTPGRVGKVLLRF, encoded by the coding sequence ATGCGCGCACTCATCCACCAGACGTTCGGTGATCCCGAGCAGGTCCTCCGGATCGAAGACCGCCCGCTCCCGGAACCGGGCGCGGGCCAGGTCCGCCTCCGGACGGTGCTCTCCCCCATCCACAACCACGATCTGTGGACGGTCCGCGGCACCTACGGCTTCACGCCCGAGCTCCCCGCGGCGTCCGGCACCGAGGCGCTCGGCGTCGTCGACGCGATCGGGGACGGCGTCGACAACCTCGTCGTCGGTCAGCGGGTCGCCACCGGCGGCACATTCGGCGCCTGGTCGGAGTACTTCCTCGCGAACGCGGCCGGCCTGATCGCGGTTCCCGATTCGCTCTCGGACGAGAGCGCCGCGCAGCTCGTCTCGATGCCGTTCAGCACGATCGCCCTGCTGCGGTTCCTCGACGTGGAGCCGGGCCAGTGGATCGTGCAGAACGCGGCGAACGGCGCCGTCGGTCGAATGCTCGCGCAGCTCGGAGCCGCACGAGGCGTCCGCGTCCTCGGCCTCGTCCGCCGTGGAGCAGGAGTCGAGGAGCTGCGGGCGCAGGGCATCGACGATGTGGTCGCCACCGATCAGGACGACTGGCGCGAGCAGGTCGCGCACATCACCGGTGGAGCACCCATCGTCGCCGGCGTCGACTCGGTCGGCGGTTCCTCCGCGGGAGACGTCCTCTCGCTTCTCGCCGAAGGAGGCACTCTCGTCGCCTTCGGGGCGATGAACTCTCCGACCATGGAGATCGCTTCCTCCGACGTGATCTTCACGCAGGCGACGGTGAAGGGCTTCTGGGGCAGCAAGGTGATCCCGCAGCTCGACCCGAGCGTGCGCGGCGAGCTGTTCGGTGAGCTGATCCAGCGGGTCGGCGACGGCAGCCTGACACTTCCCGTGGCGGGAACCTTCGACGCGGGAGACATCCGCGCGGCGGTGCAGGCGAGCAACACCCCGGGGCGCGTCGGCAAGGTGCTGTTGCGCTTCTGA
- a CDS encoding tyrosine-protein phosphatase, whose amino-acid sequence MTVLRVDGVANIRDVGGIPAAGGRIRAGVLLRAGQLSGATPAGAALLREHVQRIVDLRDGEEVAAEPTEIDGPETTHLPLFLGSVRSFFETDISLEGLYLHLLEESGDRLVEALRIIAAGERTLVHCTVGKDRTGVTVALALSAVGAEREAVIADYALTESQLPAQRTRRIAEYLRSQHPDAVHAVALATQSPAPVMRRLLEQVDERWGSVSGYLRANGMTEGELAALTQALVEPGE is encoded by the coding sequence ATGACCGTTCTCCGCGTCGATGGGGTGGCGAACATTCGCGACGTCGGCGGCATCCCGGCAGCAGGTGGTCGCATCCGCGCCGGTGTCCTCCTGCGGGCGGGGCAGCTGTCCGGTGCGACCCCCGCCGGGGCGGCCCTCCTCCGTGAGCACGTGCAGCGCATCGTCGACCTTCGAGACGGCGAGGAGGTCGCGGCGGAGCCGACGGAGATCGACGGGCCGGAGACCACGCACCTTCCCCTGTTCCTGGGGTCGGTGCGGTCGTTCTTCGAAACCGACATCAGCCTCGAGGGGCTGTACCTGCACCTCCTCGAGGAGAGCGGCGATCGACTGGTGGAGGCCCTCCGCATCATCGCCGCGGGCGAGCGCACCCTCGTGCACTGCACCGTCGGCAAGGATCGCACCGGGGTGACCGTGGCTCTGGCGCTCTCCGCCGTCGGTGCCGAGAGGGAGGCCGTGATCGCCGACTACGCGCTCACCGAATCGCAGCTTCCCGCCCAGCGCACGCGGCGCATCGCCGAGTACCTGCGGTCTCAGCACCCGGACGCCGTGCATGCCGTCGCGCTCGCGACGCAGTCGCCTGCGCCGGTGATGCGACGTCTTCTCGAGCAGGTGGATGAGCGCTGGGGTTCCGTCTCCGGGTACCTGCGCGCCAACGGGATGACCGAGGGGGAGCTCGCGGCGCTGACGCAGGCGCTCGTCGAGCCGGGCGAGTAG
- a CDS encoding DUF3097 domain-containing protein: MDDMYGSDVLATGWRDRGAKQVPQVAAEADLVVEVADDGFCGAVTRVQAGNVELEDRRGRRRLFPLGGGFLIDGAPVRLISPSTPAQGRRRTASGSFAVADQRARVALPSRILVEGKHDAELVEKVWGADLRVEGVAVEFLQGIDLLDDLLAAEPPTATRRYGVLVDHLVPGSKETRVAEAIARGPHGRHLRIVGHPFVDVWQCVTPRALGIAKWPEIPRGTDWKTGICRALGWPYEAPGDTGRAWQYILSKVTTYRDLEPALLGRVEELIDFVTAPAE, encoded by the coding sequence ATGGACGACATGTACGGTTCGGATGTGCTGGCGACCGGCTGGCGCGACCGCGGCGCGAAGCAGGTGCCACAGGTCGCGGCGGAGGCCGATCTGGTCGTCGAGGTCGCCGATGACGGGTTCTGTGGCGCCGTGACACGCGTGCAGGCGGGAAACGTCGAATTGGAGGACCGACGCGGACGCCGGAGGCTCTTCCCGCTCGGCGGAGGTTTCCTGATCGACGGTGCCCCCGTGCGGCTCATCAGTCCGTCCACCCCCGCACAGGGCCGCCGCCGGACCGCGTCCGGCTCCTTCGCGGTCGCCGATCAGCGGGCGCGTGTCGCCTTGCCCAGTCGCATCCTCGTCGAAGGCAAGCATGACGCTGAACTGGTCGAGAAGGTCTGGGGCGCAGACCTGCGCGTCGAGGGCGTCGCCGTCGAGTTCCTCCAGGGAATCGACCTCCTCGACGATCTGCTCGCCGCCGAGCCGCCGACGGCGACGCGACGCTATGGCGTGCTGGTCGACCACCTCGTGCCGGGATCGAAGGAGACCAGGGTCGCCGAGGCGATCGCGCGCGGCCCGCACGGGCGGCACCTCCGGATCGTCGGGCATCCCTTCGTCGATGTCTGGCAGTGCGTGACACCGCGTGCCCTCGGTATCGCGAAGTGGCCGGAGATCCCGCGCGGCACCGATTGGAAGACGGGGATCTGCCGCGCTCTCGGCTGGCCGTACGAGGCGCCAGGCGACACCGGACGCGCGTGGCAGTACATCCTCTCCAAGGTCACCACGTATCGGGATCTGGAGCCCGCGCTGCTCGGTCGTGTGGAGGAACTCATCGACTTCGTCACCGCTCCCGCAGAGTGA